One genomic segment of Rivularia sp. PCC 7116 includes these proteins:
- a CDS encoding Uma2 family endonuclease, producing the protein MVANPQFQYMSPEKYLEWEKTQELRYEYIDGKVILRTGKTKSHNRIFLNLYIELDNFLAEKDCEIYVCHVKLKLTSQSYHYPDVVVTCDDRDKESIDLVEYPCLIVEVLSPSTEAFDRGKKFTRYRQSTTLQEYVLIESDEISVECFRKNDEGLWVLHTYGEGDTLILESVGISIPVEKLYRRVRLDVGENN; encoded by the coding sequence ATGGTTGCCAATCCTCAATTTCAATACATGAGTCCCGAGAAATATTTGGAATGGGAAAAAACTCAGGAACTCCGTTATGAATATATTGACGGAAAAGTTATCTTAAGAACGGGGAAAACAAAATCACATAATCGTATTTTTTTAAATTTATACATCGAATTAGATAATTTTTTAGCAGAAAAAGACTGTGAAATTTATGTATGTCATGTGAAATTAAAACTAACATCGCAATCTTATCATTATCCTGATGTAGTAGTGACTTGTGACGATCGCGATAAAGAATCAATTGATTTAGTAGAATATCCTTGCTTAATTGTCGAAGTACTTTCCCCATCAACCGAAGCTTTCGATCGAGGTAAAAAATTCACTCGCTATCGTCAATCAACTACTTTGCAAGAATACGTTTTAATTGAATCCGATGAAATTAGTGTGGAATGCTTTCGTAAAAATGATGAAGGTTTGTGGGTTTTACATACCTATGGGGAAGGAGACACTTTAATTTTGGAAAGTGTGGGAATTTCGATTCCCGTGGAGAAGCTTTATCGACGAGTTCGGCTTGATGTAGGAGAGAATAACTAA
- a CDS encoding GH3 auxin-responsive promoter family protein has translation MNFIIKLFKKITESASHKFYQALENPQIAQQKVQNEIFKSLMKSDYGRYLRVKSIDDWHKIPIVEYQNIENWIHTQQQDKTHLLSSERVIFYEKTSGSSGAAKSIPYTKSLRHSFNKMFCVWAHDLIKNGPNFTTGKIYFCISPQLGEEKVELEKSSLSQSQSLQDDSDYLDGWLKFLIGNFLVSPPGLNKLNDVEKFKHQLAKTLLKSDKLEIISIWSPTFLKVILDYIQQHRKQLALELKNVMSARRRLMLLQPHLFKQVSANPKLNELLQRINSNKIPWHLLWSELKLISCWDSTNAADGADFLRSLFPNVLVQGKGLLATEAPMTIPLIPAKGCVPLLNEVFFEFLDESGFVYQLHQLKQGNTYEVIISQKGGFYRYRIGDRVRFTHSYLNTPCLEFVGRKKEVSDLVGEKLHSEFVRDVLETLPLEESCFKSLVPVKHPQEHYILLLDNAEHNPEEIAMQLEEGLQKSHHYRRARLLEQLETARVMISPKIPEIISLYKSKSGKKWGDLKHDILANQPIEKDLLVELEEDCLVNK, from the coding sequence ATGAACTTCATAATAAAACTGTTCAAGAAAATAACCGAATCCGCTAGCCATAAATTTTACCAGGCTTTAGAAAATCCTCAAATTGCTCAGCAAAAAGTACAGAATGAAATATTTAAAAGCTTAATGAAAAGCGATTATGGCAGGTATCTGCGGGTAAAGAGTATTGATGACTGGCATAAAATTCCTATAGTCGAATACCAAAATATTGAGAATTGGATTCATACACAACAGCAAGATAAAACCCATTTGCTTTCTTCCGAACGAGTTATTTTTTATGAAAAAACTTCTGGAAGTAGCGGTGCAGCTAAATCGATTCCCTATACCAAATCTTTACGGCATTCTTTTAATAAAATGTTCTGTGTATGGGCACACGATTTAATCAAAAACGGTCCTAATTTTACTACTGGCAAAATATACTTTTGTATTTCGCCGCAGTTAGGAGAAGAAAAAGTAGAATTAGAAAAATCCTCTTTATCTCAATCTCAATCTTTACAAGATGATTCAGACTATTTAGATGGGTGGCTAAAATTTTTAATTGGAAATTTTTTAGTATCTCCACCTGGTTTAAATAAACTCAATGATGTCGAAAAGTTTAAACATCAGCTTGCAAAAACACTTTTAAAATCCGATAAGCTAGAAATAATATCTATTTGGAGTCCTACTTTTCTCAAAGTAATTCTTGATTATATTCAACAACACCGCAAACAATTAGCATTAGAACTAAAAAACGTAATGTCCGCAAGACGACGTTTAATGTTATTACAGCCTCATTTATTCAAACAAGTATCTGCAAATCCGAAATTAAACGAACTATTACAAAGAATTAATAGTAATAAAATTCCTTGGCATCTCTTATGGAGCGAATTAAAACTAATTTCTTGTTGGGATAGTACAAATGCTGCTGATGGTGCCGATTTCTTACGCTCTTTATTTCCCAATGTTTTAGTACAGGGAAAAGGGCTTCTGGCAACAGAAGCACCAATGACTATTCCCTTAATTCCTGCTAAAGGATGCGTACCTTTACTTAATGAAGTATTTTTCGAGTTTTTAGATGAAAGCGGCTTTGTTTATCAGCTACATCAATTAAAACAGGGAAATACATATGAAGTAATTATCTCTCAAAAAGGTGGATTCTACCGCTATCGCATCGGAGATAGAGTACGCTTTACCCATTCATACCTAAATACACCTTGTCTGGAATTTGTAGGCAGAAAAAAAGAAGTCAGCGATTTAGTTGGTGAAAAATTACATTCCGAATTTGTTCGCGATGTCTTAGAAACTTTACCCTTAGAAGAAAGCTGTTTTAAATCTTTAGTACCTGTAAAACATCCCCAAGAGCATTATATTTTATTACTGGATAATGCAGAACATAATCCCGAAGAAATCGCCATGCAGTTAGAAGAAGGATTGCAAAAATCACACCACTATCGTCGAGCCAGACTATTAGAACAGTTAGAAACAGCACGAGTTATGATATCTCCAAAAATTCCCGAAATTATCAGCTTATATAAAAGTAAATCCGGGAAAAAATGGGGAGATTTAAAACACGATATTCTCGCCAATCAACCGATTGAAAAAGATTTATTAGTTGAGTTGGAAGAAGATTGTTTGGTTAATAAATAG
- a CDS encoding DapH/DapD/GlmU-related protein, whose protein sequence is MLLSSISFLWICQSPSFYSITALLFTLYGFPLLIHKIHNYFYPLEEGISYLKGKQYSPWWGSHQIQSIYISFTVLESGLRLIPGAFSFWLRLWGAKVGKNVYWTPKLEIADRSLIEIGDRVVFGQSCAVISHAIKPKKQDLMLYVKKIKIGNDVFIGAGSYLTPGVIIKDETFISAESRLYPNNIISPTLSNNKIELEKLQN, encoded by the coding sequence ATGCTTCTATCATCCATTTCTTTCTTATGGATTTGTCAATCACCAAGCTTTTATAGCATTACGGCTTTGTTATTCACCTTATATGGATTCCCATTATTAATTCATAAAATACATAACTATTTCTACCCCCTTGAAGAAGGAATTAGTTATTTAAAAGGTAAACAATATTCTCCTTGGTGGGGAAGTCATCAAATCCAGTCTATATATATATCTTTTACTGTATTAGAATCAGGATTACGTTTGATTCCTGGGGCATTTTCATTCTGGTTGCGACTGTGGGGAGCAAAAGTTGGTAAAAATGTTTATTGGACTCCCAAACTAGAAATAGCAGATCGTTCCTTAATTGAAATCGGCGATCGCGTAGTTTTTGGTCAAAGTTGCGCTGTGATATCCCATGCAATTAAGCCTAAAAAACAGGATTTAATGCTGTATGTAAAAAAAATAAAAATTGGTAACGATGTTTTTATCGGAGCAGGTTCTTATCTTACTCCTGGGGTAATTATAAAAGACGAAACTTTTATATCTGCTGAAAGCCGTTTGTATCCAAACAATATTATTTCTCCAACCTTATCAAACAACAAGATTGAACTAGAAAAACTTCAAAATTAA
- a CDS encoding sterol desaturase family protein: MLVFFTFVILLALTVTNSNKPFLFRKKSGEDWLLDGIGLFFQGIVIPFLQITVVFQIYHFLLPHTHASLNIHPIVAFLLSFVFVDYLYYWNHRLFHSKSMWFIHQVHHTVTEMDVFGTSRNTLWTSFLIVYLWIHPLFLYLLEEPNWYILGISLSSALDLWRHSNLNLKFDSWIYAYVSPWLILPQDHAWHHSTDYMQGNYGANLKLWDKLHGTYYKSENLPDSLGINNSLSLTKKLFLPF, encoded by the coding sequence ATGTTAGTTTTCTTTACGTTCGTAATTCTTCTAGCATTAACCGTTACAAATAGCAATAAACCCTTTCTATTCAGGAAAAAGAGTGGTGAAGATTGGTTATTAGACGGTATTGGCTTATTTTTTCAAGGAATTGTAATACCGTTTTTGCAAATAACTGTTGTTTTTCAAATTTATCATTTCTTGCTACCACATACTCATGCTTCACTAAACATTCATCCTATAGTGGCTTTTTTATTAAGTTTTGTATTTGTGGATTATCTCTATTACTGGAATCATCGCCTATTCCACAGCAAAAGCATGTGGTTTATCCATCAAGTACATCACACTGTAACAGAAATGGATGTATTCGGAACTTCCCGTAATACTTTGTGGACGAGTTTTTTAATTGTTTATTTGTGGATTCACCCGTTATTTTTATATTTGCTCGAAGAACCGAACTGGTATATTTTAGGTATCAGCTTAAGTTCGGCTTTGGATTTGTGGCGACATAGTAACCTGAATCTGAAATTTGATTCTTGGATATATGCTTATGTATCTCCGTGGTTGATTTTACCACAAGACCATGCTTGGCACCATTCGACAGATTACATGCAGGGTAACTACGGTGCAAACTTGAAGCTGTGGGATAAATTACATGGGACTTATTACAAGTCAGAAAATCTTCCAGATTCATTAGGTATTAATAATTCCTTATCTTTAACCAAAAAACTATTCTTACCGTTTTAA
- a CDS encoding aromatic ring-hydroxylating dioxygenase subunit alpha encodes MKFEDFWYVVALSNQLKPNKVLSRTILGEWLAIFRGEDGKPVALRDRCIHRNSRLSKGKVCQGKIECPYHGWVYDNTGRVVKVPSQANNLCQSKMARCQLYQTKEQDGYIYVRLSSQPSEEFTPFKMPLYQQPGWETVKVINRFNNNVTNCAENFIDVPHTASVHPGIFRNSKKQQLEMTVERRSGSVFAEYRNETTNLGWFSKFLNRKGYKIRHTDSFHMPNVTSVEYNMSPNRRLFITSQCVPETENSTLVYTYITYNYGIWNKLVKPLVHWTTQHIIRQDIEALKIQWEVIEKYGMQFANTPADTIHVFVESIRNQIAAGKDPRQLADKSVEVKFWV; translated from the coding sequence ATGAAATTTGAAGATTTTTGGTATGTTGTTGCATTGAGCAATCAATTAAAGCCAAATAAAGTTTTGTCTCGGACAATTTTAGGTGAATGGCTGGCAATATTCCGTGGGGAAGACGGTAAACCCGTTGCTTTACGAGATAGGTGCATTCACAGAAATAGTCGCTTATCAAAAGGTAAAGTTTGTCAAGGGAAAATAGAATGCCCTTACCACGGATGGGTTTACGATAATACCGGAAGAGTAGTGAAAGTTCCTTCCCAAGCAAATAACTTATGTCAAAGCAAAATGGCAAGATGCCAACTTTACCAAACAAAAGAACAAGATGGCTATATTTACGTGCGCTTATCTTCCCAGCCTTCAGAGGAGTTTACACCTTTCAAAATGCCTCTTTACCAACAGCCGGGATGGGAAACTGTGAAAGTAATCAATCGCTTTAACAACAACGTTACCAATTGTGCAGAAAATTTTATTGATGTTCCTCATACGGCTTCCGTACATCCTGGAATTTTCCGCAACTCAAAAAAACAACAACTAGAAATGACGGTAGAAAGACGCAGTGGCAGCGTATTTGCAGAATACCGTAACGAAACAACTAATCTGGGATGGTTTAGCAAATTTCTTAATCGTAAAGGTTATAAAATTCGTCATACTGATAGCTTCCACATGCCGAATGTCACCAGCGTAGAATACAACATGTCGCCCAATAGAAGACTATTTATCACCAGCCAATGTGTTCCCGAAACCGAAAATTCAACTCTAGTCTATACCTACATAACTTACAATTACGGCATTTGGAATAAACTAGTCAAACCTTTGGTACATTGGACTACACAGCATATTATTCGCCAGGATATCGAAGCTTTGAAGATTCAGTGGGAAGTAATTGAAAAATATGGAATGCAATTTGCTAATACCCCTGCCGATACTATCCATGTTTTCGTTGAGTCTATTCGCAACCAAATCGCAGCAGGAAAAGATCCCAGACAGCTTGCCGATAAATCGGTGGAGGTAAAATTCTGGGTTTAG
- a CDS encoding 2Fe-2S iron-sulfur cluster binding domain-containing protein: MSKKKCNIQFPETNYQSVELEANQNLSEHLTVENSPILFGCRTGICGTCLVIIDGDIPPASEAEKELLEILAPENPKARLACQIQLTNDIKINKN, translated from the coding sequence ATGTCTAAAAAAAAATGTAATATCCAATTTCCAGAAACTAATTATCAATCAGTTGAATTAGAAGCCAACCAAAATTTATCCGAACATTTAACTGTCGAAAATTCACCAATACTTTTCGGTTGCCGCACCGGAATTTGTGGCACTTGCCTTGTAATTATTGATGGTGATATTCCACCTGCATCAGAAGCAGAAAAAGAACTTTTAGAAATATTAGCTCCAGAAAATCCAAAGGCAAGACTAGCTTGCCAAATTCAGCTTACCAACGATATTAAAATTAATAAAAACTAA
- a CDS encoding aromatic ring-hydroxylating dioxygenase subunit alpha translates to MNSLQNQNTQPLIEMKIFNNWDIVAKGWYIVCPITEITLNQAKSFIVCGQKIVIFRGKDKKIRALDAYCPHLGTDLAIGKVDGNLIRCFFHHWAFNGEGKCQDIPCQSNIPAKAKLQAYATAEKYGFIWVYPDLAAPEQVAEFDELKHQSLVVKYDKAFERNCHHHICMMNGIDAQHLQTVHKLNIKMDLSLHKNQSGNIIDFTLGGEFPKTTFREKIASKILGNYYEYTMRYADGCLGLLTIMKKVKFIPPLHMIYAYTPLESTKTKIQPIYITKKRPGLIGFFISRFLLVMTKLAYYFLRGEDGMIYDNIRYNPNAILNIDEPLVKYMSYVNQLQPSIWSVENEMS, encoded by the coding sequence ATGAACTCATTACAAAACCAAAATACTCAACCCTTGATCGAAATGAAAATCTTCAACAATTGGGATATTGTTGCAAAAGGTTGGTATATAGTTTGTCCGATTACAGAAATAACTCTGAATCAAGCTAAATCTTTTATCGTTTGCGGTCAAAAAATTGTAATTTTTCGCGGTAAAGATAAGAAAATAAGAGCATTAGATGCTTATTGTCCTCATTTAGGAACAGATTTAGCTATAGGAAAAGTTGATGGTAACTTAATTCGTTGTTTTTTTCATCATTGGGCTTTTAATGGCGAAGGAAAATGTCAAGATATTCCCTGTCAGTCAAATATTCCTGCAAAAGCTAAATTACAAGCTTACGCTACTGCTGAGAAATATGGATTTATTTGGGTTTATCCAGATTTAGCAGCACCCGAACAAGTTGCAGAATTTGACGAGTTAAAGCATCAATCTCTTGTCGTTAAATACGATAAAGCTTTTGAACGAAACTGTCACCACCATATTTGTATGATGAACGGAATCGATGCCCAACATCTACAAACCGTGCATAAATTGAATATAAAAATGGATTTATCTCTACACAAAAATCAATCTGGAAATATTATAGATTTTACTCTTGGTGGCGAATTTCCTAAAACTACATTTAGAGAAAAAATAGCAAGCAAGATACTTGGCAACTATTATGAATACACCATGAGATATGCCGATGGTTGCTTGGGATTGCTAACTATCATGAAAAAAGTTAAATTCATACCGCCGCTACATATGATTTACGCTTATACACCTCTCGAAAGTACAAAAACTAAAATTCAACCAATTTATATAACTAAAAAAAGACCGGGATTGATTGGATTTTTTATAAGTAGATTTTTGCTAGTGATGACAAAACTTGCTTACTATTTTTTACGAGGTGAAGACGGAATGATTTACGACAATATTCGCTATAATCCAAACGCTATTTTAAATATTGACGAACCTTTAGTTAAATATATGAGCTATGTAAATCAACTTCAACCTTCTATTTGGTCAGTTGAAAATGAAATGTCGTAA
- a CDS encoding ferritin-like domain-containing protein, whose amino-acid sequence MNKQNTVARLDLPHIDREDKLNRILSAALDNQGDILSEKNAKNETPLNYWNQEYFNLHKVNIFQESTATEKRLILQLCNLEILKEAYFIEKAGVGYMAKMILLAETTEERMLYGLFAADEVNHFSKISGFLPVPKINNSPFLNLLEEVVESNDKKVLLFVLQVVLEGWGLTHYRSIAKHCQNIQLRSTLNSFLQDESRHHATGVTLFEKISLTKLSRETITEILAVFLQMVQVGPQSVVKAIEQVKGSLSREEKINIFEQLDTQNHSGIRLKKLHSLMHLPNATSVINSLENKGYFQPLKASLCVL is encoded by the coding sequence ATGAATAAACAAAATACTGTTGCTAGATTAGATTTACCTCATATAGATCGAGAAGATAAGCTCAATAGAATTTTATCTGCCGCATTGGATAATCAAGGAGATATTTTAAGCGAAAAAAACGCAAAAAATGAAACCCCACTTAACTACTGGAATCAAGAATATTTCAACTTGCATAAAGTCAACATTTTTCAAGAATCTACAGCCACGGAAAAAAGATTGATTTTACAGCTTTGCAACTTAGAAATTTTGAAGGAAGCTTATTTCATTGAAAAAGCTGGAGTCGGATATATGGCAAAAATGATTTTACTCGCAGAAACAACTGAAGAAAGAATGCTTTACGGTTTATTTGCTGCTGATGAAGTTAATCATTTTTCAAAAATTAGCGGTTTTTTGCCGGTTCCAAAAATAAACAACAGTCCATTTTTAAATTTACTAGAAGAAGTAGTAGAAAGTAATGATAAAAAAGTACTATTATTTGTACTTCAAGTAGTTTTAGAAGGATGGGGTTTGACTCATTATCGTAGTATTGCAAAGCATTGTCAAAATATTCAATTACGTTCTACGCTTAATAGTTTTTTGCAAGATGAAAGTCGCCATCATGCGACTGGTGTAACCCTATTTGAAAAAATATCTTTAACTAAATTGAGTAGAGAAACTATTACAGAAATACTGGCAGTATTTTTGCAAATGGTGCAAGTAGGACCTCAAAGTGTTGTCAAAGCAATCGAACAAGTCAAAGGCAGTTTATCTAGAGAAGAAAAAATCAATATTTTTGAACAATTAGATACGCAGAATCATAGCGGAATTCGCTTAAAAAAATTGCACAGCTTAATGCATCTACCTAATGCAACTAGCGTCATAAATAGTTTAGAAAATAAAGGTTACTTTCAACCTTTAAAAGCAAGCTTATGTGTTTTATAG
- a CDS encoding aromatic ring-hydroxylating dioxygenase subunit alpha, with product MKVVSNNISSYRYTQIFNHPRRFVEGWYWAIPARKLRKGQVRAVSLLGRELAIYRDINGKLVCFDAYCPHMGAHLAEGKVEGEGLRCLFHNWKFNSKGDCVDVPCLGTGLPLELKTWHVAEKYGMVWVWTGETPSQSLPFVPELENFECDSAITSGFVKNCHPNVVMINAIDAHHFNTVHNLPLEIVFRKQQLNENAIVFNNVTRGGEDSFLMKLIRPFYKKAVTYSMCYWYGTIGTVTIGPDFLHFHIMFALRLLEGGKTEGQTILVTKKRGGVFGWLFNRVVLWLTKLVGNYFAKGDTQIFQTINFDFQTPTKADNAILQFIHNVEKQKGLRWGSWEPVNEEEERQRQKKIEMVESKGEAND from the coding sequence ATGAAAGTCGTATCAAATAATATTAGCTCATATCGTTACACGCAAATATTTAATCATCCCAGACGTTTCGTTGAAGGTTGGTACTGGGCTATTCCTGCAAGAAAGCTACGAAAAGGGCAGGTACGAGCTGTTTCGTTACTGGGTAGAGAGCTAGCAATTTATCGAGATATCAACGGTAAACTGGTTTGCTTTGACGCTTACTGTCCCCATATGGGCGCTCATCTTGCAGAAGGCAAAGTCGAAGGTGAGGGATTGCGTTGTTTATTCCATAATTGGAAATTTAATAGTAAAGGTGATTGTGTTGATGTTCCTTGCTTGGGAACTGGGCTTCCCTTGGAGTTGAAAACCTGGCATGTTGCCGAAAAGTACGGCATGGTATGGGTTTGGACTGGTGAAACTCCTTCACAATCTTTGCCTTTTGTTCCAGAATTAGAAAATTTTGAATGTGATAGTGCTATAACTTCTGGGTTCGTAAAAAACTGTCACCCAAATGTGGTGATGATTAATGCGATTGATGCACATCATTTCAATACGGTTCACAATCTACCTTTAGAGATTGTTTTTCGCAAGCAGCAACTGAACGAAAATGCCATCGTTTTTAACAACGTTACTAGGGGTGGTGAAGATTCATTTTTGATGAAATTAATCCGCCCTTTCTATAAAAAAGCCGTTACTTATAGTATGTGCTATTGGTATGGAACTATTGGTACAGTAACTATAGGGCCCGATTTTCTGCATTTTCATATTATGTTCGCCTTACGTTTGCTTGAAGGAGGGAAAACAGAAGGGCAAACTATTTTAGTTACCAAAAAACGTGGCGGTGTTTTCGGTTGGCTGTTTAACAGGGTGGTGCTGTGGCTAACGAAATTAGTAGGAAACTATTTCGCGAAAGGGGATACCCAGATTTTTCAAACGATTAATTTTGACTTTCAAACACCAACTAAAGCAGATAATGCAATTTTGCAATTTATCCACAATGTAGAAAAACAAAAAGGTTTGCGTTGGGGTAGTTGGGAGCCTGTAAACGAAGAAGAAGAAAGACAACGGCAAAAGAAAATAGAAATGGTGGAATCTAAAGGAGAAGCAAATGATTGA
- a CDS encoding heavy metal-responsive transcriptional regulator, giving the protein MLANTSEPLLIGKVQKLSGVPIRTIRYYETLGIIKPLGRTESGYRKFSQDILARLSFIKRAQKLGLSLQEIGSILQVYDDGEAPCDQIHYQLENKILEIEKQIQNLQVLQNELKELLLGWKSVSNKPSNMICPNIQKN; this is encoded by the coding sequence ATGCTGGCTAATACAAGCGAACCGTTGTTAATAGGCAAAGTCCAAAAGCTTAGTGGGGTTCCGATTCGGACAATTCGCTATTACGAGACTTTGGGCATTATTAAACCATTAGGAAGAACTGAAAGTGGTTACAGAAAGTTTTCCCAAGATATACTGGCTCGATTATCATTTATCAAACGCGCTCAAAAACTTGGGTTAAGTTTGCAAGAAATCGGTAGTATTCTTCAAGTTTATGACGATGGTGAAGCTCCATGCGATCAAATTCACTATCAACTGGAAAATAAAATATTGGAAATTGAAAAGCAGATTCAAAATTTACAGGTATTACAAAACGAATTAAAGGAATTGCTGTTGGGCTGGAAGAGTGTGTCTAACAAGCCAAGTAATATGATTTGTCCAAATATTCAGAAAAATTGA